A stretch of Treponema vincentii F0403 DNA encodes these proteins:
- a CDS encoding type II toxin-antitoxin system YoeB family toxin yields MHKDFSDDAWSDYTYWIMQDKKTLKKINQLLTD; encoded by the coding sequence GTGCATAAGGATTTTTCAGATGATGCATGGTCAGATTATACATATTGGATAATGCAAGACAAAAAAACGCTGAAGAAAATTAATCAACTGCTTACTGATTGA
- a CDS encoding aminopeptidase C encodes MNISPELLKKFESDYHADLSNAVIAGAVAKNGIEDASFNYDVRRRHNFCFSDETKRGEITNQKKSGRCWMFASLNAARVETMKKLNLETFELSQNYTLFWDKLEKSNYFFESILETLDEPLEGRLMAHLLSAPIQDGGQWDMFSGILQKYGVVPKDVMPETFHSSDTRFFVAELTHRLRKYAQLLREGHKAGKSIKELRTDKEKYLSHVYSVLVKALGEPPRVFDFECRDKDKNFHKAERITPQQFFKEYVGWNLNDKISLINAPTVDKPYGRAYTVKFLGTVKEAEPIHYINVPIEVLKTAAIESIKAGKPVWFGCDMGPYICRPEGIMDTEVYLYDKTLGELPEFTKAERLDYGDSLLTHAMVLTGVDLDKSGKPIKWQVENSWGDESGKKGMFSMSDAWFNEYTYQIMVEKAFVDQKWLDALKQPLVQLEPWDPMGALARI; translated from the coding sequence ATGAATATTTCACCCGAACTTTTAAAAAAGTTTGAGAGCGACTACCATGCCGATCTGTCGAATGCGGTTATCGCAGGGGCTGTCGCCAAGAACGGCATTGAAGATGCATCGTTTAACTATGATGTCCGCCGCCGCCACAATTTCTGTTTTTCCGACGAGACAAAGCGCGGAGAAATTACCAATCAAAAAAAGAGCGGCCGATGCTGGATGTTTGCTTCGCTGAATGCCGCCCGTGTCGAAACAATGAAAAAGCTCAACCTTGAAACCTTTGAGCTTTCACAGAACTACACGCTGTTTTGGGATAAACTCGAAAAATCCAATTATTTTTTTGAAAGTATTTTGGAAACGCTGGACGAACCGCTCGAAGGGCGGCTGATGGCTCACCTGCTTAGCGCGCCTATTCAGGACGGCGGACAGTGGGATATGTTCTCCGGTATCCTGCAAAAATACGGCGTTGTGCCCAAGGATGTGATGCCGGAAACCTTTCATTCTTCCGATACTCGCTTCTTTGTTGCCGAATTGACCCATCGCCTCCGTAAATATGCGCAGCTTTTGCGGGAGGGACACAAGGCGGGTAAGTCTATCAAAGAGCTCCGCACAGACAAGGAAAAATACCTTTCGCACGTGTACTCTGTACTGGTTAAAGCCTTGGGAGAGCCTCCCCGTGTGTTCGACTTTGAATGCCGCGACAAGGATAAAAACTTTCATAAGGCGGAACGGATTACGCCGCAGCAGTTCTTTAAGGAATATGTTGGCTGGAATCTGAACGATAAAATCAGCTTAATCAATGCGCCGACGGTGGATAAGCCCTACGGCAGAGCCTACACGGTAAAGTTCCTCGGTACCGTCAAAGAGGCGGAACCGATTCACTACATCAATGTGCCGATCGAAGTGCTCAAAACTGCCGCTATTGAATCGATTAAGGCAGGTAAGCCGGTCTGGTTCGGCTGCGATATGGGGCCGTATATTTGCCGTCCCGAAGGAATTATGGATACCGAAGTGTATCTGTACGATAAAACACTCGGCGAATTGCCTGAATTCACCAAAGCGGAGCGGCTCGATTACGGCGACAGTCTTCTTACCCACGCAATGGTGCTGACCGGCGTCGATTTAGACAAGTCGGGGAAGCCGATTAAGTGGCAGGTAGAAAATTCGTGGGGCGACGAATCCGGTAAAAAGGGAATGTTCTCGATGTCCGATGCATGGTTCAACGAGTACACCTATCAGATTATGGTAGAAAAAGCCTTTGTCGATCAAAAATGGCTCGACGCCTTAAAGCAGCCGCTGGTGCAGCTTGAACCGTGGGATCCTATGGGAGCCTTGGCACGGATATAG
- the flgC gene encoding flagellar basal body rod protein FlgC, protein MGIFSSINIAATGMSAERLRTDVISDNIANASTTSSQEGGYFRRSRVILAQKNDGIDWRLPFVSSDMDRGVGTGVRVTGIEKDNSEPRLSYEPDHPHAIVSGPKAGYVEYPNVNIVTEMVDLISASRSYEANAAVVQGSKEMFQRALEIGR, encoded by the coding sequence ATGGGTATCTTTAGCAGTATCAACATAGCGGCGACCGGTATGAGCGCCGAACGGTTACGGACGGATGTTATTTCCGATAACATCGCGAACGCTTCCACTACCAGTTCACAGGAAGGCGGATATTTCCGCCGCAGCCGTGTCATCCTTGCGCAGAAAAACGACGGCATCGATTGGCGGCTTCCCTTTGTTTCGTCCGATATGGATAGAGGAGTCGGTACGGGAGTCCGTGTAACCGGTATAGAAAAAGATAACTCCGAACCGCGGCTTTCTTATGAGCCCGACCATCCTCATGCGATTGTCTCGGGGCCGAAAGCGGGCTATGTGGAATACCCGAATGTCAATATCGTAACGGAAATGGTTGACCTTATCTCCGCCTCCCGCTCTTACGAAGCGAATGCGGCAGTTGTTCAAGGTTCAAAAGAAATGTTTCAGCGCGCGCTCGAAATCGGACGCTAG
- a CDS encoding GTP-binding protein: protein MLKIVSAEFIKGAISSKQFPQTGVPEFAFFGRSNAGKSSLINMLLNRKNLVKTGSKPGMTREINFFIVNAPAKTGPEKNNTGVGAPQKNNALKVFTVADLPGYGFAQVSLPERNRIDTMLYDYCTTRSELKIMFFLMDIRREPTDVERNTLAFFREQGINTVLTATKADKVSKNKQAKRITALASFFDCSKDSIVLTSSTKKTGRETLLQHLSAV, encoded by the coding sequence ATGCTCAAGATCGTATCCGCCGAGTTCATCAAAGGGGCAATCAGCAGCAAGCAATTCCCGCAAACGGGCGTTCCCGAGTTTGCCTTTTTCGGGCGCTCCAATGCGGGAAAGTCCTCGCTCATCAATATGCTCCTTAATAGAAAGAACCTCGTAAAAACGGGTTCAAAGCCGGGAATGACGAGAGAGATTAACTTTTTTATCGTGAATGCTCCGGCCAAAACCGGCCCGGAAAAGAATAATACGGGCGTCGGGGCTCCTCAAAAGAACAATGCCTTAAAAGTATTCACTGTTGCAGACTTACCCGGCTACGGCTTTGCGCAAGTATCGCTGCCGGAGCGAAACCGCATCGACACGATGCTCTACGATTACTGCACCACCCGCTCCGAATTAAAGATAATGTTTTTTTTGATGGATATCCGCCGCGAACCTACCGACGTTGAGCGGAATACCCTTGCATTTTTTCGGGAACAGGGAATAAACACGGTTCTAACCGCGACCAAGGCGGATAAGGTGAGCAAAAACAAACAGGCAAAGCGCATTACCGCCCTCGCCTCTTTTTTTGACTGCAGCAAGGATTCAATCGTTCTCACATCCTCTACAAAAAAAACAGGCAGAGAAACGCTGCTGCAGCACCTCTCCGCCGTCTAA
- the fliG gene encoding flagellar motor switch protein FliG — MAVSPAKEKANAANSKKQKDIKSLNGRQKAAIFLVAVGEEISAKIMEQMREDEIEKLVFEIARTETVESELKEAVLQEFQELMAAQNFITTGGIDYARGLLEKSLGSQKAIEVINRLTSSLQVRPFDFIRRTDPAHLLNFIQQEHPQTIALILAYLEPQKASVILQNLPDEIQSDVARRIATMDRTSPDVLREVERVLEKKLSTLSSEDYTAAGGVESIVEILNLVDRSSEKTIIESLEDQDPDLAEEIKKRMFVFEDIVMLDDRSIQKVLREVNSEELAKALKIVDTEVQDKIFRNMSKRAASMLKEEMEYMGPTRLKDVEEAQQKIVSIIRHLEDNGDIVIARSDEDEMIV, encoded by the coding sequence ATGGCAGTATCACCGGCAAAAGAAAAAGCGAATGCAGCAAACAGCAAAAAGCAGAAAGATATAAAATCCCTGAACGGGCGGCAAAAGGCGGCAATTTTCTTGGTTGCAGTCGGAGAGGAAATCTCCGCTAAAATCATGGAACAAATGCGCGAGGATGAAATTGAAAAACTCGTGTTTGAAATTGCCCGTACCGAAACGGTTGAATCCGAGCTGAAAGAAGCGGTATTACAGGAATTTCAAGAGCTCATGGCAGCTCAAAACTTTATTACAACCGGCGGTATCGATTATGCCCGTGGATTATTGGAAAAATCCCTCGGCAGCCAAAAGGCGATTGAGGTCATAAACCGGCTTACCAGCTCGCTGCAGGTACGTCCGTTCGACTTTATCCGCCGCACCGACCCTGCGCATCTTTTGAACTTTATTCAGCAGGAACACCCGCAAACCATTGCGCTCATCCTTGCATATCTGGAACCGCAAAAAGCGTCGGTTATTTTACAAAACCTGCCCGATGAAATTCAAAGCGATGTAGCCCGCCGTATTGCAACGATGGACAGAACTTCGCCCGATGTTTTGCGCGAAGTTGAACGGGTTCTTGAAAAGAAGCTTTCTACCCTCTCCAGCGAAGATTATACGGCGGCGGGCGGTGTCGAAAGCATCGTTGAAATTCTCAACCTTGTCGACCGGTCTTCCGAAAAAACGATTATCGAGTCGCTCGAAGATCAAGACCCCGACCTTGCGGAAGAGATCAAGAAACGGATGTTCGTATTCGAAGATATCGTTATGCTCGACGACCGTTCCATTCAGAAGGTACTGCGTGAAGTTAACAGTGAAGAGCTTGCAAAAGCGCTTAAAATTGTCGATACCGAAGTACAGGATAAGATATTCAGAAATATGTCCAAGCGTGCGGCAAGCATGTTAAAAGAAGAAATGGAATACATGGGGCCGACCCGTTTGAAAGACGTCGAAGAAGCGCAGCAAAAGATTGTTTCGATTATCAGGCACTTGGAAGACAACGGCGATATCGTTATTGCCCGTTCCGACGAAGACGAGATGATTGTCTAA
- the fliE gene encoding flagellar hook-basal body complex protein FliE: MTITNTATLYKVPAIMKNPAITPVAVDNFRSRMVSDTDLVDTAVNKKAMSFEQTLLKAFDEINAKQQRTEELGQQMIVDPESVDVHDITIAMAEAGMSLKIAQTLIDRVVKSWNDITITR, from the coding sequence ATGACGATCACTAATACGGCAACCTTGTATAAGGTACCGGCTATTATGAAAAACCCGGCAATCACGCCGGTTGCCGTCGATAACTTCCGCAGCCGCATGGTTTCGGATACGGACTTAGTCGATACGGCAGTCAATAAAAAGGCGATGAGCTTTGAGCAAACCCTGCTTAAAGCCTTTGACGAAATAAATGCAAAACAACAGCGTACTGAGGAACTCGGACAGCAGATGATTGTAGATCCGGAATCCGTAGACGTACACGATATTACCATCGCAATGGCGGAAGCCGGTATGTCGCTGAAAATTGCACAGACACTGATCGACCGCGTTGTAAAAAGTTGGAATGATATTACCATAACCAGATAA
- the hslV gene encoding ATP-dependent protease subunit HslV, producing the protein MGKTKVRSTTVIAVKRNGKVAMAGDGQVTMGETVMKGNARKVRKIYDGKVMTGFAGATADAFTLLEKFEGRLKEYSGDITRAAVELAKEWRTDKMLKNLEALLLVADAKTILLISGNGDVIEPQEEVLAIGSGGNYAYAAALALLRNTDLSAREIAEKSLSIAGQICVYTNENVHIEEI; encoded by the coding sequence ATGGGAAAAACAAAGGTTCGGAGTACAACGGTTATTGCCGTAAAACGGAACGGGAAAGTCGCAATGGCCGGAGACGGACAGGTAACGATGGGAGAAACGGTAATGAAGGGGAACGCCCGTAAAGTCCGCAAAATTTACGACGGTAAGGTGATGACCGGTTTTGCAGGGGCAACTGCCGATGCTTTTACGCTGCTCGAAAAATTTGAAGGGCGGCTCAAAGAATACAGCGGCGACATTACCCGCGCTGCGGTGGAACTCGCAAAGGAATGGCGCACCGATAAGATGCTGAAAAACCTTGAAGCACTGCTGTTGGTTGCGGACGCAAAGACCATTTTGCTGATTTCCGGAAACGGGGATGTCATTGAACCGCAGGAAGAAGTGCTCGCAATAGGGTCGGGAGGTAACTATGCATACGCTGCAGCGCTCGCCCTACTCCGCAACACGGACTTATCCGCCCGCGAAATTGCGGAAAAGAGTTTGAGCATTGCCGGACAGATTTGCGTATACACCAATGAAAACGTACATATAGAAGAAATATAA
- the flgB gene encoding flagellar basal body rod protein FlgB produces MHINSFQKTVDLLHRALDVNALRYTVSANNLASSEIPDFKRTSVNFETELKHALDSEKRAAGQFQLAVTDPRHIKSDGVIDYRSVSPRRVLDYTTTAKANGNNVDAEEEAMTILKIQMQYQLLSQMTGFQYSQVQSVLK; encoded by the coding sequence ATGCACATAAACAGTTTTCAAAAGACAGTTGATCTTTTACACCGTGCGCTTGATGTAAACGCCCTTCGTTATACCGTGTCGGCAAATAACCTTGCAAGCTCGGAAATACCGGATTTCAAGCGGACATCGGTCAATTTTGAAACGGAACTGAAACACGCGCTCGATTCCGAAAAACGGGCTGCCGGTCAGTTTCAGCTCGCGGTAACCGACCCCCGTCATATCAAATCGGACGGCGTTATCGACTACCGTTCCGTTTCTCCGCGGCGTGTGTTGGACTACACCACGACGGCGAAAGCAAACGGCAACAACGTAGATGCAGAGGAAGAGGCAATGACTATCCTCAAAATTCAAATGCAATATCAGCTATTGAGTCAAATGACCGGTTTTCAGTACAGCCAAGTACAGTCGGTGTTGAAATAA
- the fliI gene encoding flagellar protein export ATPase FliI, whose product MTSIFDKYLAAVSETEPIKRTGVVSRVQGLLIESRGPQASVGELCRINLKDNTQSIIAEVIGLNGSTVQLMTYEDIQGVEIGCEVIASGTTLSVPVGSVLLGRVVDSLGRAADGKQEPYSPLHYPILAQPPDPLERRPIKERIVTGIRAIDALLAVGRGQRIGIFAGSGIGKSTLMGMIARNTSADVNVIALIGERGREVNDFLEHDLGPEGLKHSVVVTATSDTSPLTRIRGAYTATAIAEYFRDQGKDVMLLFDSVTRFAKAQREISLAIGEPPATRGYTPSVFEVLPKLLERSGTSAKGSITGFYTVLVDGDDMDEPISDAVRGILDGHIVLNRKLAQCGHYPAIDVLGSISRLANRVAGECSKKAAQYMRKLMAVYADAEDMIQVGAYQKGSNPAIDEAIDHHDKIETFLQQEVNDPAPIEKTLEQLSAITHIDIPNEESFQAGAGAAKKYLMPSEAADLYKAEIEKPPADYTEE is encoded by the coding sequence ATGACATCTATCTTTGATAAATACCTTGCCGCAGTTTCCGAAACGGAGCCTATTAAGCGCACCGGCGTTGTAAGCCGTGTGCAGGGACTGCTTATCGAAAGCCGCGGCCCGCAAGCCTCTGTCGGGGAATTGTGCAGAATCAATCTCAAAGATAACACGCAGAGTATCATCGCTGAGGTTATCGGCTTAAACGGCTCAACCGTACAGCTGATGACGTATGAGGACATACAGGGTGTGGAAATCGGCTGCGAGGTAATCGCAAGCGGCACGACGCTTTCCGTTCCCGTCGGTTCGGTATTGCTCGGCCGCGTTGTCGATTCACTGGGAAGGGCGGCCGACGGCAAACAGGAACCCTACTCTCCCCTTCACTACCCCATCCTTGCTCAGCCGCCCGATCCGCTGGAACGGCGCCCTATTAAAGAACGCATCGTAACCGGTATCCGCGCCATCGACGCGCTCCTTGCCGTCGGCAGGGGGCAGCGCATCGGCATTTTTGCCGGTTCCGGCATCGGTAAATCAACCTTGATGGGGATGATTGCACGGAATACGAGCGCCGATGTCAACGTGATTGCGCTGATCGGTGAACGCGGCCGCGAAGTAAACGACTTTTTGGAACACGACCTCGGTCCGGAAGGGCTGAAACATTCGGTCGTGGTAACCGCGACATCAGACACCAGCCCGCTTACCCGTATCCGCGGCGCATACACGGCAACCGCAATCGCCGAATACTTCCGCGACCAAGGAAAGGACGTCATGCTCCTCTTTGACTCGGTTACCCGCTTCGCCAAAGCGCAGCGCGAAATCAGCCTTGCAATCGGAGAGCCTCCCGCAACCCGCGGTTATACTCCGAGCGTCTTTGAAGTGCTGCCGAAATTGCTTGAACGGAGCGGCACGTCTGCAAAGGGTTCCATTACCGGCTTTTATACCGTACTCGTAGACGGCGACGACATGGACGAACCGATCTCCGATGCGGTACGCGGTATCTTGGACGGCCACATCGTACTCAACCGGAAACTTGCGCAGTGCGGACACTATCCCGCCATCGACGTGCTCGGCAGTATTTCCCGTTTGGCAAACCGCGTTGCAGGAGAATGCAGCAAAAAAGCGGCTCAATATATGCGTAAGCTGATGGCCGTCTATGCCGATGCCGAAGATATGATTCAAGTCGGCGCCTATCAAAAAGGCAGCAATCCCGCCATCGACGAAGCCATCGATCATCATGATAAAATCGAAACCTTTTTACAGCAAGAGGTAAACGACCCTGCGCCCATCGAAAAAACGCTGGAGCAGTTAAGCGCGATTACGCATATCGACATACCGAATGAAGAAAGTTTCCAAGCGGGCGCAGGCGCGGCAAAAAAATACTTGATGCCGTCCGAAGCCGCCGATTTATACAAAGCTGAAATCGAAAAACCGCCTGCGGATTACACGGAAGAATAA
- the fliF gene encoding flagellar basal-body MS-ring/collar protein FliF, with translation MNEWFKKTLTQIKTLWGKWTPIQKGILAAVIVAAVVIIVLLASWSAKPSLVPLIDTPVTDATVRERIVLRLNEENVKATVSQSGIISVNDEQTARRMRAILLREDLIPQNTDPWALFDVERWTRTDFERNIDVRRAVIEEVRKHIKALDDVDDASVVVNLPEDKLFQADQNPVTASVILYPKPGSDISTNRKKIEGIQKLLKYAVEGLTDDNITIADNSGNILNDFAGLKDFDRLSIIEKQQKIIAKLETQYEIKILNILQKTYGTDRVRDLSIKIDMDMSEKTAETVEYLPFQLRADNPETPYDESEVRASVTRSSETATTTYQGTGFNPEGPAGVEGQTAPSYKDTSNLTGLSTQSIVKTNEEIGSRRTSEIVSPEMGRRTVSVNIDGQWRKKKDANGNLVIKDGQIEREYIPIPDDELQKATQAVQAAIGYSALRNDSVSVLNIQFDRLAEFEKEDNAYFRSVQRQRILLISLAGLALLLLIFIVYRIVSREIERRKRLREEELLRQHQLEREKALWEAEQAGMEVSMSVEEMKRRELLENVINNAREHPEDVALLLRTWLMEE, from the coding sequence ATGAACGAATGGTTTAAAAAAACACTAACGCAAATCAAAACACTGTGGGGCAAATGGACTCCTATCCAAAAGGGTATCTTGGCAGCCGTCATTGTTGCGGCGGTTGTCATTATCGTCCTGCTTGCATCATGGTCGGCAAAGCCCTCGCTCGTACCGCTCATCGATACTCCGGTAACGGATGCAACAGTCAGGGAGCGTATTGTTCTCAGACTGAATGAAGAGAATGTAAAAGCAACGGTTTCGCAGAGCGGTATCATTTCCGTTAATGACGAACAAACAGCCCGCAGAATGCGCGCCATCCTATTGCGCGAAGATCTCATTCCTCAAAACACCGATCCGTGGGCGTTATTCGACGTAGAGCGCTGGACACGTACGGACTTTGAACGGAACATCGACGTACGGCGCGCCGTTATCGAAGAAGTGCGCAAGCACATTAAAGCGCTCGATGATGTGGATGATGCGAGCGTCGTTGTAAACTTGCCGGAAGATAAACTTTTTCAAGCGGATCAAAATCCGGTAACGGCCAGCGTTATCCTGTATCCCAAGCCGGGCAGCGACATCAGCACGAACCGCAAAAAGATTGAAGGCATTCAAAAGCTCTTAAAGTACGCTGTCGAAGGGTTAACCGATGACAATATCACTATTGCCGATAACAGCGGAAACATCCTCAACGATTTTGCAGGATTAAAAGACTTTGACCGGTTGTCCATCATTGAAAAACAGCAGAAGATTATCGCAAAACTGGAAACGCAGTATGAGATCAAAATTCTCAATATTCTGCAAAAGACCTACGGCACCGATCGTGTCCGGGATCTTAGCATTAAGATCGATATGGATATGTCGGAAAAAACGGCCGAAACGGTAGAATATCTGCCCTTCCAGCTTAGAGCGGACAACCCTGAAACGCCGTACGATGAATCGGAGGTGCGCGCCTCGGTTACCCGCTCTTCTGAAACCGCTACGACAACCTATCAGGGTACCGGTTTTAACCCGGAAGGCCCCGCGGGAGTCGAAGGGCAAACCGCCCCTTCATATAAGGACACGAGCAATTTAACCGGATTATCTACGCAGTCGATTGTAAAAACAAATGAAGAAATCGGCAGCAGAAGAACCTCGGAAATTGTCAGCCCCGAAATGGGACGCCGTACCGTATCGGTCAACATCGACGGACAGTGGCGCAAAAAGAAAGATGCAAACGGCAATCTCGTAATTAAAGACGGACAGATTGAACGCGAATATATCCCCATTCCCGATGATGAATTGCAAAAAGCAACGCAGGCCGTTCAAGCTGCAATCGGATACAGCGCGCTTCGGAACGACTCCGTAAGCGTCCTCAATATTCAATTTGACCGCTTGGCGGAATTTGAAAAAGAGGATAATGCTTATTTCAGATCCGTTCAGCGGCAGCGGATATTGCTGATCAGCTTAGCGGGATTGGCGCTCCTGCTGCTCATCTTTATCGTTTACCGTATTGTCAGCCGCGAAATCGAACGCAGAAAACGGCTCCGCGAAGAAGAGCTTTTACGGCAGCATCAGCTCGAACGCGAAAAGGCGCTATGGGAGGCTGAACAGGCCGGCATGGAAGTTTCAATGTCCGTAGAAGAGATGAAACGGCGCGAACTGTTGGAAAATGTTATAAACAATGCGCGTGAGCATCCGGAAGATGTTGCATTACTGCTGCGCACGTGGTTGATGGAGGAATAG
- the hslU gene encoding ATP-dependent protease ATPase subunit HslU, protein MTINLDELTPPHIVAELDKYIIGQTQAKKAVAVALRNRTRRLKLSEEIREEIAPKNILMIGPTGVGKTEIARRLAKLSGAPFLKVEATKYTEVGYVGRDVESMIRDLMAVGYSMVKSEMQETLKAQAEKNTEEILLDLLLPGSNKKKRKTEDRPLLITNEAGKTGESENTGKIEADAGRTEEDGGQDNGDMSGTREKFRKMLRDGKFEDRMVEVSVQQSGMPSFEIFAGGSNMEDLESAMSNISSMLMGAGRNKRKTTSVKEARTIIMDDQLDKLVDHDKIVEEAKERVEQMGIIFIDEIDKVASKSERSSGIDVSREGVQRDILPIVEGSKVNTKFGVVDTRHILFIAAGAFSISKPSDLIPEFQGRFPLRVELESLHAEDFKRILLEPKNALTKQYKALLETEGVTVVFTDDAIDRMSNLAAEVNSTMGNIGARRLHTIMEMLLEDISFNASNMTEKNVEIDRAYVDERLKDIVQDQDLSRYIL, encoded by the coding sequence ATGACAATCAATTTGGATGAATTAACCCCGCCGCACATTGTGGCGGAGCTGGACAAATATATTATCGGACAGACACAGGCGAAAAAGGCTGTCGCCGTCGCGCTGCGGAATAGAACGCGCCGTCTCAAATTGAGCGAAGAGATCCGTGAAGAAATTGCGCCGAAAAATATTCTGATGATCGGACCGACCGGCGTCGGTAAAACGGAAATTGCCCGCCGGCTTGCAAAGCTTTCGGGAGCGCCGTTCCTCAAGGTGGAAGCGACAAAGTACACGGAAGTCGGCTATGTCGGCCGCGACGTCGAATCGATGATCCGCGATCTGATGGCGGTCGGCTATTCTATGGTAAAAAGCGAGATGCAGGAAACGCTGAAAGCACAGGCGGAAAAAAACACGGAAGAAATTCTCCTTGACCTTTTGCTGCCGGGTTCCAATAAAAAGAAGCGGAAAACGGAAGACCGTCCGCTTTTAATTACCAACGAAGCGGGGAAAACCGGCGAGTCGGAAAATACCGGAAAAATTGAAGCGGATGCCGGCCGCACGGAAGAAGACGGCGGACAGGACAACGGCGACATGAGCGGAACGCGAGAAAAATTCCGCAAGATGCTGAGGGATGGTAAATTTGAAGATAGAATGGTAGAAGTTTCCGTACAGCAGTCCGGTATGCCGAGTTTTGAAATCTTCGCAGGCGGCTCCAACATGGAAGACCTCGAAAGCGCGATGTCGAATATCAGCAGTATGCTGATGGGTGCCGGAAGAAATAAGCGTAAAACCACCAGCGTAAAAGAAGCGCGCACGATTATTATGGATGACCAGCTTGATAAGCTCGTCGATCACGATAAAATCGTAGAAGAAGCAAAGGAGCGGGTTGAGCAGATGGGCATTATCTTTATCGACGAAATCGATAAGGTTGCTTCCAAAAGCGAGCGGAGCAGCGGTATCGACGTATCCCGCGAAGGGGTTCAGCGCGATATTCTGCCGATTGTAGAAGGCTCCAAGGTTAATACAAAGTTCGGCGTTGTCGATACGCGCCACATCCTGTTTATCGCGGCGGGCGCCTTCAGCATTTCAAAGCCGAGCGACCTTATCCCCGAATTCCAAGGACGCTTCCCGCTGCGGGTAGAACTGGAATCGCTCCATGCGGAAGACTTTAAGCGGATATTGCTTGAACCTAAAAACGCATTAACCAAACAGTATAAAGCGCTGCTCGAAACCGAAGGAGTTACCGTTGTCTTTACGGATGACGCAATCGACCGCATGAGCAACCTCGCCGCAGAGGTCAACTCTACGATGGGAAACATCGGCGCCCGCCGCCTGCACACGATTATGGAAATGCTCTTGGAGGATATTTCCTTTAACGCGAGCAATATGACCGAAAAAAACGTGGAAATAGACCGCGCGTATGTCGACGAACGGCTGAAAGATATCGTACAGGATCAAGATTTATCGCGTTATATCCTATAG
- the fliH gene encoding flagellar assembly protein FliH produces MAKNIFRDFEVKKLNGDMVLTLAKTFEPAAAAEVVEAAPVPEGPTLEDLKNEAEEFKRQWELEKEQLIADAHREADEIIENAKKTAFEEAKRQMDVSQIDAQKAREQAQEVVSDAEKKAADIIDKAEQTEAATQKKAFTEGFDAGREAGFKEGKVEVTRLIERLHTMIERTMDKREEILAETEQQIVDLVLLMTRKIVKVISENQRNVVTSNIIHALRKVKGRADVIIRVNLADVGLTSEHTKDFLAAAENIKNITVVEDLSVDAGGCIIETDFGSVDARISSQLHELEQRILEISPIRTRAASSDGSPNRK; encoded by the coding sequence GTGGCTAAAAATATTTTTCGTGATTTTGAAGTTAAAAAGCTCAACGGCGATATGGTGCTGACTTTAGCGAAAACCTTTGAACCGGCGGCTGCTGCCGAGGTGGTAGAAGCGGCGCCTGTACCCGAGGGACCGACGCTTGAGGATCTCAAAAACGAAGCGGAAGAATTTAAACGGCAATGGGAACTTGAAAAAGAGCAGCTCATTGCCGACGCTCACCGGGAAGCCGACGAAATTATCGAAAACGCAAAAAAGACCGCTTTTGAAGAAGCAAAGCGGCAGATGGATGTTTCGCAGATCGATGCACAAAAAGCCCGCGAACAAGCCCAAGAGGTCGTGAGCGATGCGGAGAAAAAAGCTGCCGACATTATCGACAAGGCCGAACAAACCGAGGCGGCAACGCAAAAAAAGGCTTTTACCGAAGGTTTCGATGCGGGGCGGGAAGCGGGATTTAAAGAAGGAAAAGTCGAAGTAACCCGCTTAATAGAGCGGCTCCATACGATGATCGAACGCACGATGGATAAACGCGAAGAGATTTTAGCGGAAACAGAGCAGCAGATTGTCGACCTCGTACTGCTGATGACCCGAAAGATTGTAAAAGTAATCTCCGAAAATCAGCGGAATGTCGTAACGTCGAACATTATCCATGCGCTGCGCAAGGTAAAAGGACGCGCCGATGTCATTATACGGGTAAACCTCGCCGATGTCGGCTTAACCAGCGAGCATACCAAGGACTTCTTGGCAGCGGCAGAGAATATCAAAAATATCACCGTCGTAGAGGACTTATCGGTAGATGCAGGCGGTTGTATCATCGAAACCGACTTCGGTTCGGTGGATGCGCGTATTTCCTCGCAGCTGCATGAACTTGAACAGCGTATTCTGGAAATATCTCCGATACGGACACGGGCGGCTTCTTCCGACGGTTCTCCAAATCGAAAATAG